In one Candidatus Methylomirabilota bacterium genomic region, the following are encoded:
- a CDS encoding NAD(P)-dependent oxidoreductase, whose product MSAARVLIFAPADQTGASHEKLEEHGCELVLGKASWDTPQGHNEAEMAVLAKGCDALVGTSIRSTPISRAIMKSSDRLRIVAKYTIGVDDVDVEAATELGILVTHSPTESNWGGVAEGTIAAMLTMLKKARERDRHLKANGGWRDPGLQGTYVGARADGYPGLTIGLIGLGRIGSRVATLLRPWNVKLLATDPYVPEAKFAQYGVSRVDLPTLLHESDVVSLHVVLTRETRHMIGAPELALMKPTAILINTSRGPCVQEPALIETLLKGQIAGAALDVFEEEPLSLDSPLRNLGDKVLLSPHMVSANVGSGLGPGIRWATDSVLCALRGEVPDNVYNTEVIPRWERRFGGASVLATSAPGAARPDPRPARPG is encoded by the coding sequence ATGAGCGCAGCCAGGGTCTTGATCTTCGCGCCTGCCGATCAGACCGGCGCCTCGCACGAGAAGCTCGAGGAGCACGGGTGTGAGCTGGTCCTGGGCAAAGCGTCCTGGGACACCCCCCAGGGGCACAACGAAGCCGAGATGGCGGTGCTGGCCAAAGGCTGCGATGCCCTGGTGGGCACGTCGATCCGCAGCACGCCCATCAGCCGCGCCATCATGAAGAGCTCGGATCGGCTGCGCATCGTGGCCAAGTACACGATCGGCGTGGACGACGTGGACGTGGAGGCGGCGACGGAGCTGGGCATCCTGGTCACGCACAGCCCCACCGAATCCAACTGGGGCGGCGTGGCCGAGGGCACCATCGCGGCCATGCTGACGATGCTCAAGAAAGCCCGGGAGCGGGACCGGCACCTGAAGGCGAATGGAGGCTGGCGAGACCCCGGCCTGCAGGGGACGTACGTGGGGGCGCGTGCCGACGGGTACCCGGGCCTCACCATCGGGCTCATCGGCCTGGGCCGGATCGGTAGCCGCGTGGCCACGCTGCTGCGGCCCTGGAACGTGAAGCTCCTGGCCACCGACCCGTACGTTCCCGAGGCCAAATTCGCCCAGTACGGCGTCAGCCGCGTAGACCTGCCCACGCTGCTCCACGAGTCCGACGTCGTGAGCCTGCACGTCGTGCTGACCCGGGAAACGCGGCACATGATCGGCGCGCCCGAGCTGGCGTTGATGAAGCCCACCGCCATTCTGATCAACACGTCGCGGGGCCCCTGCGTGCAGGAGCCAGCCCTCATCGAAACCTTGCTGAAGGGGCAGATCGCCGGCGCCGCGCTGGACGTCTTCGAGGAAGAGCCGCTCTCGCTGGACAGCCCCTTGCGCAATCTGGGCGACAAGGTCCTGCTCTCCCCGCACATGGTCTCGGCCAACGTGGGCAGCGGGCTGGGGCCGGGCATCCGCTGGGCCACCGACTCGGTGCTCTGCGCCCTGCGGGGCGAGGTGCCCGACAACGTCTACAACACGGAGGTCATCCCTCGCTGGGAGCGCCGCTTCGGCGGCGCGAGCGTCTTGGCTACTTCAGCTCCAGGGGCCGCCCGTCCAGATCCTCGGCCCGCTCGACCCGGATGA